A window of the Cellvibrio sp. pealriver genome harbors these coding sequences:
- a CDS encoding DASH family cryptochrome, whose translation MKTALYWFRYDLRLADNPGWTQLTATQDSALGVFVLPQQWFRQGRYQCKGIDRHRLIFLLESLRDLREQLRQVGSDLVVLQGDPVTEVVALAQQLNVGAVAVGDHPGSDEADQVARVKAELDVPLYISENFTLFDRAELPFAVNDLPNVFSQFRKLIEKRPPTRALPIAPPLRTRVMLGDIYCELDSLCVQFARNNETLPSNSLHFSGGTHAGMQQLDYFLFESHLIANYKQTRDQLDGWDFSSKLSPWLAFGCLSARQVVESIRRYESKHQANESTYWLYFEILWREYFQWLAYRAGKKMFALRGIQNKNPLLSFYPNEFMAWCYGNTASDFVNAFMRQLLNTGWMSNRGRQIVASYLINELGVDWRYGAAWFEQQLIDYDVAANWGNWQYLAGVGTDPRGRRHFNIEKQQQTHDPDLTFTHHWIQP comes from the coding sequence ATGAAAACAGCGCTCTATTGGTTTCGATACGATTTGCGTTTGGCGGACAACCCCGGCTGGACACAATTAACCGCCACACAAGATTCTGCACTCGGTGTGTTTGTGTTACCGCAACAGTGGTTTCGCCAAGGCCGTTATCAATGCAAGGGAATTGATCGCCACCGCCTGATTTTTTTACTGGAATCCCTACGCGATTTACGCGAGCAATTGCGTCAGGTCGGAAGTGATCTGGTCGTTCTACAAGGTGATCCAGTCACCGAAGTGGTTGCGCTTGCACAGCAATTAAATGTGGGCGCTGTTGCCGTCGGCGATCATCCGGGCAGTGACGAAGCCGATCAGGTTGCACGAGTAAAAGCAGAACTCGATGTACCGCTTTATATCTCGGAAAATTTCACGCTGTTTGATCGCGCCGAATTGCCTTTTGCTGTGAACGATTTGCCGAATGTATTTTCACAATTTCGTAAGCTGATTGAAAAGCGCCCGCCAACACGTGCGCTGCCTATCGCACCACCACTGCGAACACGCGTTATGTTGGGCGATATTTATTGCGAGTTGGATTCGCTCTGTGTCCAATTTGCGCGCAACAATGAAACTCTGCCATCAAACAGCTTACATTTTTCGGGCGGCACTCACGCGGGCATGCAACAGTTGGATTATTTTTTATTTGAATCCCATTTGATTGCCAATTACAAACAAACTCGCGACCAATTAGACGGCTGGGATTTTTCATCCAAGTTATCGCCCTGGCTAGCGTTCGGCTGCCTATCGGCACGCCAAGTAGTGGAATCCATCCGCCGTTATGAATCCAAACACCAAGCCAACGAATCTACTTATTGGCTGTACTTTGAAATTCTCTGGCGTGAATACTTTCAGTGGCTGGCTTATCGCGCAGGCAAAAAAATGTTTGCCTTGCGCGGTATACAAAATAAAAACCCGTTGCTGAGTTTTTATCCCAATGAATTTATGGCGTGGTGTTATGGCAATACCGCGAGTGATTTTGTGAATGCTTTTATGCGGCAACTGCTGAACACCGGATGGATGTCCAACCGGGGCAGGCAAATTGTCGCTAGCTATTTAATTAATGAACTGGGAGTAGATTGGCGCTACGGCGCAGCCTGGTTTGAACAACAACTGATTGATTACGATGTCGCCGCCAATTGGGGCAACTGGCAATACCTCGCCGGAGTAGGCACCGACCCACGCGGCCGCCGTCACTTCAACATCGAAAAACAACAACAAACCCACGACCCCGACCTCACCTTCACCCACCACTGGATACAGCCGTAG
- a CDS encoding NYN domain-containing protein, with protein sequence MPETKKIALLIDCDNVSHNSIEGVLAELAKYGMVNVRHAHGDWNSPSLSGWVTKLHPNAIRPMQQFAYTKGKNATDSAMIIDAMDLLHSKTVDAFALMTSDSDFTPLVLRILESGMPVYGFGEKKTPQPFVDSCSLFIFTENLSVDREEKLDSPQLQLNKKTKNELRQDSGLVRLLRAAAEQTAEDDGWSALGRVGSYISNNSSFSSINYGYKKLGDLIRASELFDIEMRNGGTAMYIKDNRK encoded by the coding sequence ATGCCAGAAACCAAAAAAATAGCTTTGTTGATCGACTGTGATAACGTCAGTCATAACTCCATCGAAGGTGTGTTAGCGGAGCTTGCTAAATACGGCATGGTCAATGTGCGGCATGCGCATGGTGATTGGAATAGCCCGTCATTGTCTGGCTGGGTAACAAAGTTGCACCCTAATGCAATTAGGCCAATGCAGCAATTTGCTTACACCAAAGGAAAAAATGCTACCGATTCTGCGATGATTATTGATGCAATGGATCTGCTGCATAGTAAAACAGTCGATGCCTTTGCGCTCATGACGAGTGATAGTGATTTCACTCCTTTGGTGTTACGCATTTTGGAAAGTGGAATGCCGGTATACGGTTTTGGTGAGAAAAAAACACCACAGCCTTTTGTTGATTCCTGCTCTTTGTTTATTTTTACGGAAAATCTATCTGTGGATCGCGAAGAAAAGCTTGATTCGCCACAGCTTCAGCTCAATAAGAAAACCAAGAATGAATTGCGTCAGGATTCTGGTTTGGTGAGGCTCTTGCGCGCAGCAGCAGAGCAAACCGCAGAGGATGATGGTTGGTCTGCTTTGGGCAGAGTAGGTAGTTATATATCTAACAACAGCTCTTTTTCATCAATCAACTACGGCTATAAAAAACTGGGCGATTTGATTCGAGCAAGTGAATTATTCGATATTGAAATGCGCAATGGTGGAACCGCAATGTATATAAAAGATAACCGGAAATAG
- a CDS encoding DUF1852 domain-containing protein yields the protein MNNDFTFNIKSICFDENYHPADNTRATTNFANLARGTSRQENLRNALTMIDNRFNALAHWDNPKGDRYSLELEIISVEMDLERTGKGDAFPAIEILKTTILDHYNNRRIEGIVGNNFSSYVRDYDFSVLLLEHNKNQTTFSIPDNFGDLHGKLFKHFVNSTTYKSHFNKPPVICLSVSDNKTYKRTENQHPVLGVEYTPNESSLTEQYFKKMGLAVRYFMPPNSVAPFAFYFFGDLLVDYTNLELISTISTMETFQKIYRPEIYNANAVAGAYYKPNLKNQDYSLTKVVYDREERSRLAIEQGKFAEKKFIKPYQRILEQWSANYAF from the coding sequence ATGAACAACGATTTTACTTTTAACATCAAAAGCATTTGTTTCGATGAGAACTATCATCCGGCAGACAATACGCGGGCCACGACTAACTTTGCCAATTTGGCGAGGGGTACCAGCCGGCAGGAGAATTTACGCAATGCGCTGACGATGATTGATAACCGCTTTAATGCCTTGGCACATTGGGATAACCCCAAGGGGGATCGCTATTCGCTGGAGTTGGAAATTATTTCAGTGGAAATGGACCTTGAGCGCACGGGAAAAGGCGACGCTTTCCCTGCGATTGAAATATTGAAAACCACTATTCTGGATCACTACAACAACCGGCGCATTGAAGGCATTGTGGGGAATAATTTTTCGTCTTATGTGCGCGATTATGACTTTAGTGTGCTGCTGTTAGAGCACAACAAAAACCAAACCACATTCAGCATTCCCGATAATTTTGGCGATTTACACGGCAAGCTGTTCAAACACTTTGTGAACTCGACGACTTACAAATCGCATTTTAATAAACCACCGGTGATCTGCCTGAGTGTTTCCGATAACAAAACCTACAAACGCACTGAAAACCAGCACCCGGTGCTGGGCGTTGAATACACGCCTAATGAATCATCTTTAACTGAACAGTATTTTAAAAAGATGGGCTTGGCGGTGCGCTATTTTATGCCGCCCAATAGCGTCGCACCCTTTGCGTTTTATTTCTTTGGGGATTTGCTGGTGGATTACACCAACCTTGAGTTGATCAGCACCATTAGCACCATGGAAACTTTTCAAAAAATATATCGCCCTGAAATTTATAACGCCAATGCAGTAGCGGGAGCCTATTACAAACCCAATTTAAAAAATCAGGATTATTCATTAACCAAAGTGGTGTATGACCGCGAGGAACGCAGCCGGTTGGCTATTGAACAGGGGAAATTTGCTGAAAAAAAATTTATCAAACCCTATCAACGCATTCTTGAGCAATGGTCAGCTAACTACGCGTTTTAA
- a CDS encoding methionine synthase, whose protein sequence is MKTLLPTSTAGSLPKPSWLAQPETLWSPWKLQGDELLEGKKDALRLSLQEQQQAGIDIVGDGEQSRQHFVTTFIEHLSGVDFAQRETVRIRNRYDASVPTVVGDVSRQKPVFVEDAKFLRTQTTHPIKWALPGPMTMIDTLYDGHYKSREKLAWEFAKILNQEAKELEAAGVDIIQFDEPAFNVFFDEVNDWGIAILERAREGLKCETAVHICYGYGIKANTEWKKTLGSEWRQYEEIFPKLQKSNIDIISLECHNSRVPMELLELIRGKKVMVGAIDVATNTIETPEEVAATLRKALQFVDADKLCPCTNCGMAPLPRQVALGKLKALSAGADIVRKELAR, encoded by the coding sequence ATGAAAACATTATTGCCCACATCCACCGCTGGCAGCTTACCCAAGCCCTCCTGGCTTGCGCAGCCTGAAACACTTTGGTCGCCCTGGAAATTGCAAGGTGATGAATTATTGGAAGGCAAAAAAGACGCGCTGCGTTTGTCATTGCAGGAACAGCAACAGGCGGGGATTGATATTGTTGGTGATGGCGAGCAATCGCGCCAACATTTTGTGACGACCTTTATTGAGCACCTGAGCGGCGTTGATTTTGCGCAGCGCGAAACGGTGAGAATTCGCAATCGTTATGATGCAAGCGTACCCACGGTAGTGGGAGATGTGTCGCGCCAGAAGCCGGTGTTTGTTGAAGACGCAAAATTTCTGCGCACACAAACCACACACCCCATTAAATGGGCCCTGCCCGGCCCGATGACCATGATTGATACTCTCTACGATGGCCATTACAAAAGCCGCGAAAAACTGGCTTGGGAATTCGCCAAAATTCTCAACCAGGAAGCGAAAGAATTAGAGGCAGCGGGCGTGGATATAATCCAGTTTGATGAACCTGCTTTTAATGTGTTTTTTGATGAGGTGAATGACTGGGGCATTGCCATCTTGGAACGCGCGCGCGAAGGGCTTAAATGCGAAACTGCCGTACATATTTGTTATGGGTACGGTATTAAAGCCAATACCGAATGGAAAAAAACGCTGGGTTCTGAGTGGCGACAATACGAAGAAATTTTTCCCAAACTACAAAAATCCAATATCGATATTATCTCGCTGGAATGCCACAACTCGCGCGTGCCGATGGAATTACTTGAACTGATTCGCGGCAAAAAAGTGATGGTAGGTGCGATTGACGTAGCCACCAACACCATCGAAACGCCCGAAGAAGTCGCTGCTACTTTACGCAAAGCATTGCAGTTTGTTGATGCCGACAAACTCTGCCCTTGCACCAACTGTGGCATGGCACCGCTGCCCCGCCAGGTCGCGCTGGGGAAACTCAAAGCATTAAGCGCAGGCGCGGATATTGTGCGCAAGGAACTCGCGCGTTAA
- a CDS encoding AraC family transcriptional regulator, protein MVDRLAALLGHFAISAQTFQAGPLCGINTLDGSKPYGQLHLLRRGKAEVWHGSTKAYELEEPSLLFYPRPTPHSFVTDSEHGADFVCANILFEGGSANPLLNALPACICIPLAQLPHSVALLSLLFAEAEANNCGRQTVLDRLFEVILIQLLRELMESNNPQLGLLAGLAHTQLRRAIVAMHEKPEEDWSVERLAKIAGMSRSVFSNQFRDAVGDTPANYLQRWRIGLVQKWLKKGQSLRLIAEEAGYSSEAALSRAFKSQCGVSPMQWLKENS, encoded by the coding sequence ATGGTTGATCGTCTCGCAGCACTTCTAGGGCACTTTGCGATAAGCGCCCAAACCTTCCAAGCCGGCCCGCTGTGCGGCATTAACACGCTGGATGGCAGCAAACCCTATGGCCAACTGCATCTATTAAGGCGGGGCAAAGCCGAGGTATGGCATGGGAGTACCAAGGCCTATGAGCTGGAGGAGCCGAGCCTGCTGTTTTATCCGCGCCCCACGCCCCACAGCTTTGTGACCGACAGCGAACATGGTGCCGACTTTGTGTGCGCGAATATTTTATTTGAAGGCGGCTCGGCCAACCCGCTGCTGAATGCATTGCCTGCGTGCATCTGTATTCCGCTCGCACAGTTGCCTCACAGTGTCGCGCTGCTCTCACTTTTGTTTGCAGAAGCCGAAGCCAACAATTGTGGTCGGCAGACCGTGCTCGACCGTTTGTTTGAAGTGATTTTGATTCAGTTATTGCGCGAGTTGATGGAAAGTAACAATCCACAATTAGGATTGTTAGCCGGCCTTGCACATACACAACTGCGACGCGCCATAGTGGCGATGCATGAAAAACCGGAAGAGGATTGGTCGGTCGAACGCTTGGCAAAAATTGCGGGCATGTCGCGCAGTGTTTTCTCCAATCAATTCCGCGATGCCGTAGGCGATACGCCCGCTAATTATTTACAGCGCTGGCGTATTGGTCTGGTACAGAAATGGTTGAAGAAAGGGCAGTCGCTGCGATTAATTGCAGAAGAAGCCGGGTACAGCAGTGAAGCGGCGCTATCGCGCGCGTTTAAATCGCAATGCGGCGTATCGCCAATGCAGTGGTTGAAAGAAAATTCGTGA
- a CDS encoding organic hydroperoxide resistance protein: protein MKPSNILYTANVVSTGGREGRSESNDGALSVQLSTPKALGGAGGSGTNPEQLFAAGYSACFLGALKFVAGQARIQIPASAQIAAEVGIGPIPTGFALRVKLEISLPGLPLAQAQELVEKAHQVCPYSNATRGNIDVELVVIEQ, encoded by the coding sequence ATGAAACCTTCAAACATCCTCTATACCGCAAACGTTGTTTCAACCGGTGGCCGCGAAGGCCGTTCGGAATCCAATGACGGCGCGCTGTCGGTACAACTTTCTACCCCCAAAGCACTCGGCGGTGCGGGTGGTTCAGGTACCAACCCCGAGCAGTTGTTCGCCGCTGGTTACTCTGCCTGCTTTTTAGGTGCACTCAAATTTGTCGCTGGCCAAGCGCGCATTCAAATTCCGGCCAGCGCACAAATCGCAGCAGAAGTGGGCATCGGCCCCATCCCAACCGGTTTTGCACTGCGCGTTAAATTGGAAATTTCACTGCCCGGATTGCCTTTGGCGCAAGCGCAAGAGTTGGTTGAAAAGGCGCATCAGGTTTGCCCTTACTCGAATGCAACTCGCGGCAATATCGATGTCGAGTTAGTGGTTATCGAACAGTAA